The genomic segment TCTCCTGCTTTCATATTGCGGGGAATCTCCTCCACGCCTTCAGCCGAACCGTTGGAGCTGACTGGATACAGGATGACTGGAGCGTTGTCATTCTGATCCAGAATGAACACATTCACTGTCACGTTGCTGCTCAGTGGAGGACTTCCACCATCGGTGGCCACAACTTGGAACTGGAAACTTTTTAGCGTCTCAAAGTCAAAACTTTTTAGTGCTGAGATCTGTCCATTTTCTGAATTAATGCtcaaaaatgatgtcattgttttgtgtttatcCCCATTTCTCACAATGTCATACGATATTGCAGCATTATCCCCCTCATCACTATCATGAGCGCTGACTGCAAACAAAAAGGCCCCTGCTATATTATTCTCGTTGATATAGAAAGTATACAGATTACTTGAAAACTTCGGACTGTTATCATTTACATCTGACACAGTCACAATTATTGTTTTCTGAGAGGACAACGGTGGTTCACCAGCATCCTTTGCAACTATTGTCACATCATATTTGGACTGATGCTCTCGGTCCAGATGTGATTTGGTGATAAGAGAAAACATGTTCTCTTGTAAAGAGGGTGTTAGCATGAAAGGTATGTCACCCCTGACATGACATGTGACCTTTCCACTGACACCCGAGTCCTTATCATTTACACTTATCAAGGCCACTGTGGTCCCAGGTTTTGAGTCCTCTGCAATGGCACTTGAAAATGATGTTACTTCAATTTCAGGTGTGTTATCATTTAAGTCCACTATAGTTATTATAACACTTTTCTCTGTTTCTAGTGGTGCTAATCCTTTATCAGATGCTTTAATgtcaatttcatatttgtcCTTTGCTTCAAAATCTATTAATCCTTTAACTACAATTTCTCCAGTAACAGCATCAACATCAAAAACCTTGCGTAATTTACTATTAACATTATTACCAAAAGAATACACCACCTCGCCGTTGAGACCGTCATCTAAATCTGTTGCGTTTACTTGCAAGATGGTTGTGCCTATTGGCGCATTTTCCTTAAGCACCGCAGAATACGAATCGGAGGTAAAAACGGGCATGTTGTCATTTACATCCAAAAcgttaataataatttcagtggTTCCTGATCTCGCGGGCTTCCCGCCATCAATTGCTGTCAGCAGCAGTTTGTGACTCCCCGCATTTTCTTTGTCCAGCGCCTTATGCAAATACAAAACGGGGATTTTGCCGTCTTCCCCTCGATCTTTAACCTCCAAACGAAAATGCTCGTTTTGACTGATTCTGTACGAGTGAACTGAATACGCGTCGCTGTCTGGGTCATGGGCGCTCTGCAGCTGAAAGCGCGCACCAGGCAAAGCAGATTCCGAAATCACCAATAGCGTCTCGTTGTCGGGGAAGATGGGAGTGTGGTCGTTTAAGTCCAAAATCTCGACGGCGACGTAATGCACTTCCAATGGGTTCTCAACAACGATCTTAATGTTGGCAACGCACGGGCTGATTCGCTCACAGACCTCCTCTCTgtctattttcttcttcaccAGCAACATGCcgttttttaatataaatagaGGTTCAAGCGGCCCGGAAACGACACGGAATCCTCGGGCGTTCAGTCCACTCACATCCATACCcaaatcttttgcaacattccCAACAAGGGCGTCATCCATCCCTTCTTCGGGAATAGAGTACCGCAGCTGCGCCATGGTGAAATTAAACGTGAGATCCAAACAAAAGATGACAACCAGCAAGCGCGGCATCCATGACGCGCGTCCTCGTCGAGACATACTGGACCGGTTAAAAGTTCAAATGGGAGTCCATGTGGAGGTAAAAATTGGATAAACTGGGGGTCAAGCAAATAGCTTAAATCCAACACGCAAAGC from the Vanacampus margaritifer isolate UIUO_Vmar chromosome 10, RoL_Vmar_1.0, whole genome shotgun sequence genome contains:
- the LOC144058707 gene encoding protocadherin alpha-7-like isoform X21; the protein is MSRRGRASWMPRLLVVIFCLDLTFNFTMAQLRYSIPEEGMDDALVGNVAKDLGMDVSGLNARGFRVVSGPLEPLFILKNGMLLVKKKIDREEVCERISPCVANIKIVVENPLEVHYVAVEILDLNDHTPIFPDNETLLVISESALPGARFQLQSAHDPDSDAYSVHSYRISQNEHFRLEVKDRGEDGKIPVLYLHKALDKENAGSHKLLLTAIDGGKPARSGTTEIIINVLDVNDNMPVFTSDSYSAVLKENAPIGTTILQVNATDLDDGLNGEVVYSFGNNVNSKLRKVFDVDAVTGEIVVKGLIDFEAKDKYEIDIKASDKGLAPLETEKSVIITIVDLNDNTPEIEVTSFSSAIAEDSKPGTTVALISVNDKDSGVSGKVTCHVRGDIPFMLTPSLQENMFSLITKSHLDREHQSKYDVTIVAKDAGEPPLSSQKTIIVTVSDVNDNSPKFSSNLYTFYINENNIAGAFLFAVSAHDSDEGDNAAISYDIVRNGDKHKTMTSFLSINSENGQISALKSFDFETLKSFQFQVVATDGGSPPLSSNVTVNVFILDQNDNAPVILYPVSSNGSAEGVEEIPRNMKAGDLVTKVRAYDADIGYNGWLLFSLQQVTHHSLFSLDRYTGQIRTLRSLTETDEAEHGLLILVKDNGNVSLSATATVTVKLVEPKEAFAASDVKSAAKVDSEEDNVTFYLIITLGSVSLLFVISIIVLIAMQCSKSTEYTSKYLQDTNYDGTLCHSIQYRSGDKRYMLVGPRMSIGSTIVPGSHANTLVLPDRRHYSGEPKGPNSDWRYSASLRAGGVMQSSVHMEESSVMQGAQGVLVQNWPTASSAADAEGGEVSPPMGAGVDSNSWHFRYGPGGPGAPPQHLKAGDVPPEAFIIPGSPAIISIRQNQGGDDDKSDFITFGKKEEAKKKKKKKKDKKDKKDKGKDDDE